CCTCTTCTCCATTGGAAATCCCGGTATGGCATAGAAGGCTCGCGGCATCAAGTATCCCTCATGTGGATGGGATGTTTCCATCGCGGCAAAGCGCTcatggctgctggtggtggacggAACGGCAGCGCGGACGTCCCGGACAACGAACAGAGCCGCAATGAGTGCCCGCGCAATTATTGAGGGAACCATCGTGAGAAGGCGCGCAAAGTAAACTCAGGCTAATTAGATGAGTAAGTAAGGCACCGAGACCATGACTGAGAAcatcgccaccatcaacaacaacgccgccgaggatggagaaTGGGGTGAAAGAGCAAAAACTCGAGATGTCAATTCGATAGTTCCATGGTGGTGTAGTCGTTGGAAAATCCAACCCGGCCTGGTTTACGAATACTTATGCATGTCAGCAGCGCAGCACCTCTTCCCAAACCCTTCTCGTAGTTCCCGATCGAGCTGTTTGGTGTGAACACCCCCCATGGAAATAAGGACCCAGATCACCGGCCGGGGTTCTTCAATGCCCGTGGACAGGGGTCATGGAGGGGTCTTGAGCGCGATGGAGCTGTCGTTGCtacccttcctcttccagatgaagatggtggctGTGGGTTGGCCGACCGCAGTCACTCCCAGTTGAAGAGCCAATAGTGGCAGAGGATGCACGGCTCCCGTCTTTTGCCCTCCAACCCGGATAGATGACAATCTTTAAAATGGATTTCCATAAGGCGGTGCTCGGTAAAGGAATTGTAAAtgcagaaggaggaggccaacggCTGCTGGTTTTCACATGCtagtttgttggtgttggtgaaaGCGCCAAGGGTTACTTCAAGAATGTCAGCAAAGTTGAGCTTCCGACGGGGATCTCCAAGCGTGGTGTATGGTTCGCTGATACAAGGTGAGAGCATGCCGTAAGGTGAGAGCTCACACCTCACCTCAGACGAACCATAGGTAACCCAAGTCGAAAAAGGGTCCTATTTGTGAGAGCATATTGGCGGGGCTCTAGGATGATTAGAGAGATAATGGGGGTCGTGGTTGTTCGAATCCCATGGACGAGAGTGGTCATTGTAAAGATGTTATGTCGTTATCCTCATCCAAACACCCATTCCTGCCTCGTCTCTCGGCGTAAGAACGCACCGAGTGGCCGTGAAATCCATCATGAAATCAACGACATCACCGATCTCCAGATATGAATTAAGGTTTTGGGGCACCCCAAGGGCACGGTGCTGTCAAAATATAGTGCGGGCCCCCAGCGGGGTACCCCAGCGCTAGCAGCTGGCGATTGCTATACCGCATAGGACGGCCCCGTTAAGTGCGATTTCGGCGTGGCTGCCCCGCGCACTAGGGCCAGATACCGACAAACCGAGCCGGGGaacccctccgccgcccaccccccgtcccagcatcaacaccgcACATCCAGCCAACGACGGGCGTCTTCAAAGGGGTCACTGCAACAAAGTTGAATGCCGCACTGCCGCAGCTTGACGTAGTGGGCTCCTTTTCCACATACTCCACCCACACAACCGAAACTCGATAAACCGATTACCCATTCCACGATAGCCGTCGCCAGCATGGCCCAGGCctacgacgacgaggagctgtCCATCTCCCTGTCGCCCTCTCAGATCCGCCGGAACAAGAGACAGGGCGACGTAGGATACGGCCAGACTCCCGTCGGCTCCAtcaacaccgccatcatgCTGCAAGGCAACGCCAACCCCCAGTTGCCCATGCGCGACAAGATGCGCACCGAGCAGCGCATCGGCGCCTACAACATTGTCAAGACGCTCGGCGAGGGCTCCTTCGGCAAGGTTAAGCTGGCTGTCCACCGCAGCACCGGCCAGCAGGTTGCCCTCAAGATCATCTCTCGCAAGAAACTTATCAGCCGCGACATGCAGGGCCGTGTCGAGCGCGAGATTGAGTATCTTCAGCTgctccgccatcctcacATCATTAAGCTGTATGGTCCTCGTACCACCAACGTGTGATCCACGGCTGACGCTCGTGTTATACTCCTAGTTATACCGTTATCAAGACCCCGACCGAGATCATTATGGTCCTCGAGTATGCCGGTGGAGAACTGTTCGATTACATTGTCCAGCATGGCAAGATGCGCGAGGATGAGGCTCGCCGGTTCTTCCAGCAGATGCTATGCGCCGTCGAGTATTGCCATCGCCACAAAATTGTCCACCGTGACTTGAAACCCGAGAATTTGCTTCTGGATGAGAACCTAAACGTCAAGATCGCCGATTTCGGTCTCAGCAACATCATGACGGACGGAAACTTCCTCAAGACCAGTTGCGGCTCCCCCAACTATGCGGCCCCTGAAGTTATCGGCGGAAAGCTGTATGCCGGACCCGAGGTCGATGTGTGGAGTTGCGGTGTCATTCTCTACGTTCTACTTGTCGGCCGTCTTCCCTTCGACGATGAACATATCCCGAGTCTGTTCGCCAAGATTGCGAAGGGAAGCTACATGGTACCGACTTGGATGAGTCCAGGCGCATCCACCCTTATTAAGAAGATGTTGGTGGTCAACCCGGTCCAGCGTGCGACTATCGAGGAGATTCGACAAGACCCATGGTTCCTCAAGGACCTTCCATCGTATCTGCACCCACCAGTAGAAGAGTTCCTCAACACCGGCGTCGACCCCAACAAGGCTATCAGGGTGAGCGACATCGCCCCTGGCGCACCTCCACAAGAGCAGGTGAAGCTCCACAACGAAGTCACCGAGAAGATCAGCAAGACCATGGGTTACGGCAAGagggatgtcgaggaggcgcTGGAAGCCGAGGAACCATCCGCCATCAAGGACGCCTACATGATTGTTCGCGAGAACAAGCTCATGGAAAACAACCGTAAGTGCACTTTTCTTTGATGTAGCCCTATTCTTCCTGTTCGTAGTGTGAACCCCATTACATGCCTTTCCTATGTCATTGGCCATCGCGAGCCTGACGGGATTGAAGCAACCCTTGGACACGACAATCCCTTTGGGTCATCGCCGACAGACAACATAGAACTGGGTACTAAAAGCGCCGAAGAACTCTCAGTTCTCACACCAGATGACCCGAATGCGAGTCCCATGTTGGACGCCACAATGTCCTCGGCCCGTTCCATCGCCTCCACGAGCACTGGAGCATCGGCAAGGCCCTACGTTAGCAAAGTCGGCATCCTTCCCAGCAGTCTGCCGGCCTACCACAAGGTATTCATGGAAAGGGAGAAGGCCAAAGCAGAAGGGCAGGATAACTTTCCCGATCAACCGCCAATTCCCGAGCCAGGGGCTCCACGAAGCCAAGCAGACCAAGAAGAGACTCTTCGACGGCTCAAACCCCACAGCCGTAGTTTTGTCCGCATGGAAGATGCAAAGCGGCCCCAAGGCCTCACGCCAGTCAACCCaccaaaaaagaacaagCCCGTTCGATGGCAGTTTGGCATTCGCTCTAGAAACGCACCTTGGGAAGCGCTTGTTTGTATCTACAAATCTCTCCACAAATTGGGAGCAAGCTGGATTGTAGATGAAGACTATGATCTCTTgcatgaggaggatgaacaTCAGGATTACGACGGCAGACACTCTAGGAAACCGAGCTCGTCGTCCTATACCGACCCAACCAAGCACTACAAGCTTCCGGCCGACCCATGGCATATCAAGATCAGATGGTGCACAGACAGTATGCCCCCCTTTTTATGCCCCCTATCTCTTCTTGGCCCTGACAGCTATGACAGCATTCCAAAAACATTCCGCGGCCTCGGGCCTGAGCGAAACAGGTCAttcacaaccacaccacGTCACTACTCGCGGCGAGAACAAGGATCACAAGGTGGtggcgacgaggatggaCGTACAGATCTACGAGATGGAGCATGGCGTTTATTTGGTAGACTTCAAGGTGGACGGGTACGAAACCCCCGAGGGCAAGCTGctcgaggacaaggaggtGACAAGCCCCTTCCCATTCTTGGACATGGCCGCGAGGCTTATTATGCAGCTGGCGGATGCGGATTGATTATTGCATATTAATAGAATTCTGATATTTCCGCGGATGGAGAAGATCAACATTATTTCTTCCGTTTCTCTTTGTTTTGCTGTGTATTTGCTGAGAAGGGTTGCTGTTTGTCTGTTGCTTTGTGGAATTCCCATCACTTGAcggctggggttggaggacGAATTGTATCATTCCAGTTAGCTGGATCTGTGTGTTTGATACCTGTCTGTAGTCGAAATCGGGGCTGTGGCCCCCTATCTGTATCATCGACATGCAATGCCGGTAAGGCCGCACCCGCCTCATAGGCAAGCATGTTGAGGTGGACCCATGGGGCCACAGGCTGCTGTTTTAGCTTCACAGCATGTGTTGTGTGAGGGAGCCTCTCCAATCATCTCCAATTACGGCTCTTACAACTCGTGGCCCTGTCATATGGAAAGCGAACCGACGAATCGGATGTCACCATGTTAATCTATCCTGTACTTCACACAAGAGCTGAAGCACTACTACCCGTCTCCATAAGGATGATCTGCTCTAGGTGGAACGATACTTATACCGTGCACCCTCGTAGGCTGGCCATTCTGGCATGAGCCATGATCCAGGCTGACTTCAGCACACTGAGCTGTAACAATGGCAACTAACTCACCACGATGTGACGGACACCAATACGCACAGGTCTCAGGACCAGCGTCGCCGCAAACCACGGCGACAGGAGGGCGCGTTTCCATGGAGCCGCCGTCAGTGCTCCTTTCACCGCCGAGTCGTTATGCCAGTCCAGTATCACCTTTCCCCCAGACCGAACACCACAAGAAGTCGAGCAATATCACATTCGTTCCCATCGTCGATACGGACGAAGATCCGCAATATGGCCACACGCCAACGAGAAAACCAGCCACTTGGACTTGGTCGGCAATTGACAACTGGTGGCCTGAGATCGCCAGCTCCTTGCTCAGTCTCTTGTGTATCCCAGCCATCTTATCCTCTTACGCAGCTATGATGACCGCCCGCTCTCAGAGTGGCACCTCACTATCACACTCAACACCGTGATTGCTTTCATATCCACCATCTGCCGAATGTCCTTCATTTATCCTCTGGTACAGGCCCTTGCTCAGCAGAGATGGAGCTGGTTCAAAAGCCCTAGGTCTCTAGACGATTTTCGTGTATTTGACGAGGCCTTTAGGGGGGCATGGGGcagtttgttgttgatgattaGAATGAAGGGGAGGTAAGCATTCATGATTTCACCACGCATGATTGAATGGTGCTGGATATTGACAATATTTGTATGAAGGCCACTGGGAATTGTCAGCTGTCTCGTCCTCATCACAAGCATCGCTACCTCGACTCTCACTCAGTCTGTCGTCACTTACCCAAGTCGCATGGTGCCTGTCATGGGCAACGACACGGCTGTTGCGAAAAAGTTGACGAGTTCTACTATGTCTCAGGCAACCGCGCTAGTAAGTAGGATGCCGCTGTTGAGACAGCGTAACTCAGCTAACATGTGGCCAAGATGGGCGCTTGTTTCCCCTTCAGCAAGCCCTACGAAGCAGCGGTTCTACCACACCCACACAACTTGTGCCCTATCTACCACCCACCTGCCGAACTTCCGAGTGCACATGGCCCGAATTCAACACCATGGCAGTTTGTGTAAACATGACCAGTGCGTGCGGAGTACAACCACGAGCAGAAATTCCCAGGCTAATCACTGCGGGCAGATGTCACAAGCCTCCTCACCTACGACGACCTAATCCCAGGAACATCCGAGTGGCACAGAGGCGGCAAACCAAGAACAAACGTCAACCTACCCAACGGAGTCAGCTTCCAGCCCTACCCCTACAGAAAAGCCGGTCGACAGATCGGTCTCGATGTTGGCATCGGAGCAGGTCTCACCTCCAACTGGTCAGAGCCGCAGCGAAAACAGGAGAttgcctccctctccttcaacgGAACAGAAAGCCAGAAAGCCGAACTGACGAGCGTTTTCCTCTTGTATTCTGATCCCATCCGGGCGACAGAGGTGATGTTTCACTACTGCGTCAACAGATACAACATGTCAATATCGGAAAACGTGCCCAAGATCCAGCTTTTGGAGTCTAGTACAAAGGTCGAGTATCACGATGCTGAACACTCTCACATGTACAAAACTCTTGTCGATCCTCAAAACTCGAGTGTGACGTACAAATTCGGGTCGGCGTCTAATCACTTTCTTACTGGGATGCTGAGGGATTTTTTCATGGAGAATTCCACTGATAGATCGATGATGGGGACGATGAGGGATATGTTTTCTGTGTTGCTGTATCAGCTCCCTTTTTCGAAGGGGAACGACGAtagagaggagagggatgagCAGGGGTTAGATGATTTTGGGTATGATGTTGTTAGGAATATGTCGTTGAATGTGTATGTTTTTCCCTCCCTTTATTATTCCCCCCTTTGATCGGCTGGCTGATTGTACGGATGGCAGTATGTTTGACAGCACGACGCAAGCTGTTTCCAGTCTGGTCAGTGGCACGGCttggcaggaggagaggtatATCTCTGTTCGGTGGGAGTGACTTTCTCTTGTGGCGGCGCAGATTGggttggcgctggtggtttggtgttggttaTGGTTCAAACTGcgaggttgggggtgccggtggtgaAGAGCGATATTTTGCCGGCGTTTTTTGCTGTTgggttggcggagagggcggagacTGAGAGGGGGCGGGTGAGTGATGTTGGGTTTTCTccagaggtgaagaagaacgGGGCGAAGCCGGAGGAGAGCTTTGCTTTGATGGGAGAGCTGCAGAAGACGCAGAAGGGGAagtgggttttggagggcttgtaTAGGAGGAGGTGATCTTGGGAGTAATAGGGAGAAGTAATGATAGGTATGAGGGAGCCTTTTTTGGAGCTACCTGATggttacctacctaccgaGTTGATATGCCTTGAGGCTTGTTGACCGTTTTTCAAGACCTATTTAACATGTGATGAGACCCAGAAAGACGATTGGAAGAATCTGCTTTGAAGACCTTTCGGTAGCTTCAAGTAGGCTCCTGTATAGTGTCTAAGGTATTTCAACCTCACTGTTACCTAGTATAAAATTGATTGGAAAATGAGACAAAGGACTTTGAGCCAAAGTCTGGCAGTCGAAGAGAGATGAATGAACCGACCAATGAGCCCACAGACGGCAGCGAACTTCTAATATACATAGCCGAGCTATGGAAGTGCCTTACTTTATTTTCCGTCTTTTATCTCATACTCAGGCAATATCAAATGTGGCCGATTGTACCTCCTGTTGAGTCATGCCGTTCCACAAACTGAAGATATATCTGCGTCGGGGACGTACTTCGCCATCAAGCCGTGAAGTTGTATACCATCACGGATTGGTGAGTAGGTACGCCAGCGTCTTCAGACGTGATGATGTCTcccaaccaagacaccacgACACTTAAAAACCCCCTCGGGGCAATTTTTTGGAAACCTGTCAACCTGCAGCACAGCTACCGATATGGCACAAAACACTCACCTCATGAGAAAAACCCCAATATCGACATGATTCATCACGCTTCACTACGGTCGCTAGGCACGATGCTGCCTGGCCCGATCGAAGCCTCGTCCATGGTTTTCCTTCCAGCCAGTCCATATAACAGTCCAGCAACGGTTACATTGTCCGCAAAAAGACCTGTTTCTAAACTCCGGACAGCAGTGATTAATTGTGGGCAGGAACTGGCTAGCATTGCTTTTAGTCTTTGCCTGTGGCTTCCCATAATCATCGGTATATTGCACGTTTATGATGGGCGCCCTCTGGCGGACTGGCCGCTTCCAATTACACTCAACGCCCTTATCGCTTTCATTTCAACTGCCTGTCTTCTCATTAATGCAGGCTCTCGCTCAGCAACGGTGGGATTGGTATAAGCCCAAGGTCACTTGGCGATTTTAGTGTTTTTATGAGGCTTCGAGAGGAATATGGGGAAGTGTGAGACTGATGGGTACAATGGGAGGAAGGTAAGAAGTCTACACCAGCCTTAGAATTTGGCATTCCATAACTAACACTTCCTATACAGGCCGCTGAGTAGTAGGACATGCCTTGTTTTAGTCACAAGTCTTGCGACGTCAACCATGACTTAAGCCGCCGTCACTTATCCCGTCCGTTTTATTCCTGTTAATGACGTCGAGTCTGCTGTGATTGCGAGATGCACTGGGTCGAGAAACATGAGGGCATTGAATCCGTAAGCAACACTTCCTAAAGCGGCGGGAATAATACAGTTTTGACCTGGAATAAAGCTATAAATTCAAGCGACTTCCCGTGAGCAGCCCTTTAACTCTGTCATCTCATAATTCGGCATCACGAGTACCAATCTGTAAGACCGCAAAACGCACATGGCCCGCGTTCAGTACCATGGAGGTCTGCGCGAAAACTGCAGGTAACGAACGGGATAAAACTCAAGCCAGTAAAACCAACCCCCGACGTCTCAGGTACCTTTACCATGGTCGCAGGGATCACTGACCCATATTGGTCTCGTTCAAGCCTCTCTTCACTGTGCTTTAATGGGACTGATGAACATAAGGTGCAAATCGCAAGTCTTTTTTGCCCTGGCAGATTTGCCGTTCTATCGCGCATACGAAGTCATATTCTACGACTGCGTCAACCGATACCAAGTATCAGTATCTGAAAACATACCAACGACAGAACTGATTTCGTCAACCGCTCACACAAAcgttggtgacggtgggCAGTGGTTGATCGACAAAGAAGACCCTCTTATCACATACCTGGTTTCCAAAGGCTATAGCACATTCACGTCCAAGAACCTGAacgacctcttcctccaaagCAATGAGTTTGGACAAATGCTATGGGAGTGGTGGTCATACTATAATAATTCCAAAGACGGACAAAATTGGACAAGCCAAGACTTGCATCTTGACTCCGTTATCCATAAAATGTCACAGAATCTTGCTGCTGAGCTCACCAATGAGTATGTCAGACTTTCGCTTCTCAGCTTCAAGCTTCCCAGCGCAAAAATGATATCGACCCCTACCCACTCATCCGAGCATCTCAGCTAACAATCTTGCATCACAGCCTCCTCGATCCCAGGAGTGAGGATGTTAGCCTCGCGTTGGGAACAGCATGGCAACAGGAGATCTAGATCTCAGTCCGTTGAGAGTGGCTTTTACTTATCGCCGCACAGGTTTATCTATCTCTCATTGTCCTCATCATGGTCATAATCCAGACATCAGATTTCGGCCTCCCCGTGGTCAAGAGCTCCATCctgcttgttttctttgctgTTGGAATGGCCGACAGAACGAAGATAGAGAATGAacatgggggaggggctgcCGGATTAGCCACCTCTGGCTTGACAGACGAGGAGAAAGACATTGGCCCGGAAAAGGCATCTAAACGGGGCAAGAAGATGGACAAAACAACACCCAAAGAAAGCTACGCCTTGCTTGGGGAGCTACAAAAGACACAGAATGGAAAATGGGCTCTCACGAGTGTGTACCGGGAAGGCTGACGATAAGCGTCCACCAGAGCTTCATCTCGATCTAGTACAACCAGAAATTCTAACAAGACAATCAACAAGGGATGCGAACACTAGTATAAATATATACAAAAGGCTGGACAATATATACAATGGCAGGCCTTACAGCGCAGCACACATGGAGGATCGATATTAACGAAAGTGAAACATCACGTTCTCAGCCTCAAACATTTCTTCTGGGAGATCTATTACTCGTTGCCTTGTCCAGCAAGTTCGACTCTATCCTGCCCTAAagtctcccctcctccaaaacctcgATCAGTTCATCCAACCTCTCAATCACCAAATCAGTATGCTCATGGTCCACCAAATGTCTATTCACATCATTGACCAACAAGACCGTCTTGGcacccgccctcctcccagcagtGATATCATCCACTGAGTCACCCACCATTATCAACCCACTCGcatccgccacctcctctcccctctccgtATGGAGTagctccccctcttcttgccccttctcggcaatcttttccttttcctccgcctcatcaACGGGAATGCCAGGCTCACCAGTTGACTTcctcaccaaaccccaaGAACGGGCAATATGGAGAATACCAGCGGGGTCGGGCTTGGGAGGGCGGAAATCACGGGTGACGATGGGGCCAAAGACGGAGGAAGGGAGGAATTTGACAAGGAGGTTCTGGACGGGGAGGTCGAAGTTGCGGGTGCAGATTCCTTTGCGGATGGAGCGGGAGTCGAGGTAGGACATTAGGGGGGCGAGGCCGGGTTGGGGGACCTGGGTCAGCATGGCTTCGCGTTCTATGGTGCGGATTTTCTCCATGGCGGTGTGTTGGTCttcgggggtggggagggagtagACGTggtcgaggatgtcgacTGATTTGGGAATGCCGAGGGCGGAGCGCATGGCGGCGAACATGTAGGTTTGGGGTTCACTAGTTTTATGTTAGTTGGCATTCtcttgaggttggggggaatGGAAGTGAGAGTGAAATGGTGGGTGAGTGAGACGTGATGGGTGGGAGGTATGAGATGTGACAGGTAATATGGGGCAGGCTTCATAAGAGCTAGAGGTCGAAAGACACAACCTCGAAGTCTGACTCAGGGACTCAAAGCCCAGGCTAGAAACACAAATAAGCTCACCATAGCGTCCCGTCGACATCAAAAACGATGCCCTCTAGCTTGCGGGTGTTGGGGCTAGGAACAAACGGCTGTTTCAACGGCGCGAATTTCCACGGGGCTGAAGTAACGGCGGACATGATGGGCCAAAATCTTCGCATCCCACCGTCTGGAAGTTACTTGAAATAAAAGGTGCGGGGTTGCCAACAACCCTATATCAAACTTGTAAAGAAAGTGAGGGTATCACAATATCGATAACTGACGAGGGGCTCGAGTGAGGATCCAATTCGTAAATGCCAAGAGATATAGCTCCAAAAAGATTGATGCTTAAATAAACGGCACAATGAGAGGTTAGGTACCAAGGATTCGGAATGACGAGAAAGGCAATCAATCAGCAGCTCAGTGTGAAACAGCACTCGCACAAGTCACACTCTGTCAAAAGAAGTCTCACCTGACCCCGCGATTTCAGCTTTTGCTTGCTCTCAAAGTGGCCGTTCTTCTAGAATGTTTTAGGGCTGGTACGTCACTGGCTGCGATTAAGCGATGGATCACCTGCGGGCGGCTTGACCAACCGAACAGCGCGCAAAACATCCCGGTCCGGCAGCCCCCATGCACGGCCTGACAGGGCAGTTTTAGCGGGAAGTGGCCGCATTTTTCTTTCAAGGATCTGCGGGCAACACAAGGAACCTGCGGCGGGGTGCGACAGGAAGACCAGAGACGGATcgaacggcggcggcaagctGAGGCAAGCTgtgggtggtgctgctgcccgCTGCCGGAAGCTGCACCTCAGCTTGATCTGGGAACCTGACCTGCCTGCCCAAATGGAAGAAGCATCAAAGAAAGGAAACCAGGAAccagcaaaaaaacaacctcCGAATTCCATTGCATACCTCGATTCAAACCACCATCCGAACTCTCTGACGGCGAGGGACctgttcttttttctcccacTCGTGTCCCTTGCATTTCCCCTttccaacaacatcaacacgtCTCTCTTTGCGTCTGCGTGCTGGAGACTTGTTGTTCTATTCCTAAGCCGCTCACCCCTAGGTTGTTCGAAGCTTATCTTCAGATTGACTATGAACTGCTAAATGAGCTCCTCTCCGACACTGCCTTCGCCAGGCCAATGGCCACCGCGAAGGCCCTCCAAAAGAAGTGTATGTTATTATACTCCATCACGCGACATGATCCCCAAACTAATCTAACATCCTCAGAAACTGCGCAATGGCaccttcatcatccccgccACCGGCGAGCGCTCCCGCCGCGTCTTGACCCTCCGCACCAACAGCTCCGGCCTATCCTCCCAAACCGACGGCACCCATTCCCGCTCCCTCTCGggcctcaccaccttcccctACGAACAAACATCCTTCTCCGACCGTTTCTCCCACCTTGCGCGACAAACCTGCGAGAAATGCGCCTGGATTCTCCGCTGGCTCGACTCGCCCGTCGGCCACGGCGTGCTGAAATGCACGCTGGCGTACACACTCGGCAGTCTGGCTACCTTCTGGGCGCCCATCTCCGACTGGTTGGGCCGGCCGGACGGTAAGCACGTGGTGGCCACGCTGACTGTTTATTTTCATCCAGCGAGGTCCGCCGGCTCGATGATTGAGGCGGTGCTGATTGCCATTGTTGCGGTGGTGTATGCGCAGATTGTCTCGATTTTGTCCATGGCGACTTCGGTGCTGGTGGGAGGGCAGTGGCATTGTGTTCCCTTGGCGCATGCGCTGGTGCTGGCCGTCTTCATagggggaggatttgggtTTATTGGTTGGGTGAAGCAGCGGATGGGGAATCCGTTGGTGGATGTGGGGAGTACGCTGGCTTCGTTGGCGATTATTGGGGTGGTGACCAAGGAGACGGCGGTGTTGACGGGGGTGTTTTCGAATCAAAAGATTATTCAGATTCTCAAGATGTTCTTTTTGGGGGTCAGTGCTACTACCGCGGTTAACCTTTTGGTGTGGAGGGTTTCGGCGAGATCGTTGTTGAGGGACACCATGACCAAGTCTTCGACTTCGCTGGGACACATGTTGGCCTTGATTACGAGTGGGTTTCTCAGTGGCtcagaggaggatgtcaCGTCGGGCCAGTTTGCGGCTGCTTCAGCTGCGTACAACCAGGTGTATCCTCAGATGATTAAGAACCTACGGGAGTCCAAGTTTGAGCGGTATCTTCTGGGTCAGGAGAAACTGTACCAGCTTGACAGAGCTGTTGTAAGGTCTATGGAAAGGTTGGCACAGTCGATTGGTGGGCTCAGGAGCGCGGCCAACACGCAGTTTGCGCTGTTGAGAGAGTCGATGATGCAGGGGTCTGGAATGATGTCTCCGGCGGCGTCGCTCTACTCACCCGTCTTGCAGCGGACGTTGTCAAACACCCTTAAGAGCGGGAAAGGGTTTGGTATTTTGTCCGCGATTGACGAGGCGTCAGACGAGAGCAACGAGGACGAGAGAGGCCGTGTTAAGGACCGGCGTCGGTCGGATGCTACGACTGCTAGCATCCCGTTCCGCAACTCTTCTGATATCTTTGAGCTCTTTATCAACCTGCTGGGTCCGTCGATGAAGTCCTTGGCGTATACACTCTCCGAGGTGCTGCGCGACCCACCATTTGGCACGGCCCCCGACTATGAAATCACTATCAATGATCACTTCCGCCAGAGTCTTACCGATGCTCTGTCACTCTTCAACGGGGCAAGGGCGGACGCTCTTCAGGAGTTGTACAAGCACATCGAGCTGGATCGTACGAGATCGGCCAGTATCCAAGCCGACTTTGaagaggtggcggcggcatgTGGCCACTTCAGTTTTAGCCTGCAAgcgtttggggaggagatgcaAAAGTACCTCGACGTGCTGGATGACTTGAAGTTCGCCAATGAGCACAGGTTACGGAGCTGGCAATGGATGAAGTGGTGGGGCAACCGACGCGGATACAACAACCGCAAGATCACGTTGCCGTTTGACCATGCGGAACGGGAGACGCTGATCAAGCCGATCAAGAAGA
The sequence above is a segment of the Podospora pseudocomata strain CBS 415.72m chromosome 2 map unlocalized CBS415.72m_2, whole genome shotgun sequence genome. Coding sequences within it:
- a CDS encoding uncharacterized protein (COG:S; EggNog:ENOG503NWXR), with the translated sequence MSSSPTLPSPGQWPPRRPSKRSKLRNGTFIIPATGERSRRVLTLRTNSSGLSSQTDGTHSRSLSGLTTFPYEQTSFSDRFSHLARQTCEKCAWILRWLDSPVGHGVLKCTLAYTLGSLATFWAPISDWLGRPDGKHVVATLTVYFHPARSAGSMIEAVLIAIVAVVYAQIVSILSMATSVLVGGQWHCVPLAHALVLAVFIGGGFGFIGWVKQRMGNPLVDVGSTLASLAIIGVVTKETAVLTGVFSNQKIIQILKMFFLGVSATTAVNLLVWRVSARSLLRDTMTKSSTSLGHMLALITSGFLSGSEEDVTSGQFAAASAAYNQVYPQMIKNLRESKFERYLLGQEKLYQLDRAVVRSMERLAQSIGGLRSAANTQFALLRESMMQGSGMMSPAASLYSPVLQRTLSNTLKSGKGFGILSAIDEASDESNEDERGRVKDRRRSDATTASIPFRNSSDIFELFINLLGPSMKSLAYTLSEVLRDPPFGTAPDYEITINDHFRQSLTDALSLFNGARADALQELYKHIELDRTRSASIQADFEEVAAACGHFSFSLQAFGEEMQKYLDVLDDLKFANEHRLRSWQWMKWWGNRRGYNNRKITLPFDHAERETLIKPIKKSQMPRGIADSMVQRRDTYAWSAVPGTNKVIATLSQRLLRVLRKVARDDIRFGLKVGAGAAFWAMFAFIPQTKDTYQHWRGEWGLLSFMIVCSMTVGASNTTGWARFMGTVAGISASGFNWTISQGSALALIPLGAMVAFWAFVVIVAWGKAPLGRITLLAYNVSTLYAYSLSQKVDDDDDDEGGSNPIIGEILLHRFVAVTAGILWGLIICRLVWPISARKKFKEGLSMLYLQMGLIWKRGPLAILLRSDCSRSYLRSGEQAALQKYAARLDALRGSATNEFELRGPFPAEQSARLMGCAHRLLDAFYAMSLVTQRKGSLTEGERALLMYTADERAQLCERICHVFQVLASSLMLEYPLTDAVPSVDRTRDRLLAKIFQFRKEHNPSVVLDYSSSNAGSGSIGSSGMGFGGLLGKLSHLNVEERDYALLYAYALVTGQVSEELKVVAKEIEGLFGVLDEDALLLQ